The following proteins come from a genomic window of Aquimarina sp. MAR_2010_214:
- a CDS encoding sodium:solute symporter gives MQTIDWIVLLGTLLFIVLYGAWKTKGSKNVKDYIRGGNDAHWWTIGLSVMATQASAITFLSAPGQAFHDGMGFVQFYFGVPIAMVVICMVFIPMYHKLNVYTAYEYLESRFDLKTRSLTAILFLVQRGLAAGITIFAPAIILSSVLGWDLVTLNIIIGILVIIYTVSGGTKAVNITQKQQMGIIFIGMLVAFFIIISYLPEGITFSKALDIAGASGKMEILDFSFDLDNRYTFWSGIIGGTFLALSYFGTDQSQVQRYLTGKSIKESQLGLLFNGLLKVPMQFFILLVGVMVFVFYQFNASPLNFNPKGKEAILNTEYAEQYTKLENKLAEIHSSKDAVIKGYLADQKPDNKSLIQELNKKEKETREAAKALINKADTTVETNDKDYVFIHFILNNLPRGLIGLLLAVILSAAMSSTASELNALASTTAIDLYKRNLSEEKSDQHYVSASKLFTLAWGILAIIVACFANLFDNLIQLVNIIGSIFYGNVLGIFLLAFFVKFVHSNATFVAALITQVIVILGWYYDWMPYLWLNLFGCALVMTIAIFIQPLMGSKSQITS, from the coding sequence ATGCAAACCATAGATTGGATCGTACTACTTGGAACCTTATTATTTATAGTACTATATGGTGCCTGGAAAACTAAAGGCAGTAAAAATGTCAAAGATTATATACGAGGAGGTAATGATGCACATTGGTGGACCATTGGCCTATCAGTAATGGCAACACAAGCAAGTGCTATTACTTTTCTTTCTGCACCGGGTCAAGCCTTTCATGACGGAATGGGATTTGTACAATTCTATTTTGGGGTCCCTATTGCCATGGTTGTCATTTGTATGGTATTTATACCGATGTATCACAAATTAAATGTGTATACAGCATACGAATATCTTGAGAGTAGATTTGATCTCAAAACCAGAAGTCTGACTGCTATTCTATTTTTAGTTCAAAGAGGATTAGCGGCCGGTATAACTATTTTTGCACCAGCTATAATATTATCATCTGTACTAGGTTGGGATTTAGTAACCTTAAATATCATCATAGGAATACTAGTGATCATATATACCGTTTCTGGCGGTACAAAAGCAGTGAATATTACCCAGAAACAACAGATGGGTATTATTTTTATTGGTATGTTGGTAGCCTTTTTTATTATAATAAGCTACCTTCCTGAAGGAATAACTTTTTCTAAAGCATTGGATATTGCAGGTGCTAGTGGAAAGATGGAAATTCTGGATTTTTCATTTGATCTTGATAATCGTTATACATTCTGGAGTGGAATCATCGGAGGAACATTTTTGGCCCTCTCCTACTTTGGTACAGATCAAAGCCAGGTACAACGATATTTAACTGGTAAATCTATAAAGGAAAGTCAGCTAGGGCTTTTGTTTAACGGGTTGCTCAAAGTACCTATGCAATTCTTTATCCTCTTAGTTGGAGTTATGGTATTTGTTTTTTACCAATTTAATGCTTCTCCTCTAAATTTCAATCCAAAAGGAAAAGAAGCTATACTTAACACAGAATATGCAGAACAATATACAAAACTAGAAAATAAACTTGCAGAAATTCATAGTTCAAAAGATGCTGTGATTAAGGGATATCTAGCAGACCAAAAACCAGATAATAAAAGTTTAATTCAGGAGCTTAACAAAAAAGAAAAAGAAACCCGTGAAGCTGCTAAAGCATTAATTAATAAGGCAGATACAACTGTAGAAACAAACGATAAAGATTATGTATTTATCCATTTTATTCTAAATAACTTGCCCAGAGGACTTATAGGTTTGCTCCTTGCTGTTATATTATCGGCTGCTATGTCTTCTACAGCTTCAGAATTAAATGCCTTAGCTTCAACAACCGCTATTGATTTATATAAACGAAATCTCTCTGAAGAAAAAAGTGATCAGCATTATGTATCCGCTTCCAAACTTTTCACTCTTGCCTGGGGTATTCTAGCCATCATAGTAGCATGTTTTGCTAATTTATTCGACAACCTTATTCAATTAGTAAATATTATTGGTTCTATTTTTTATGGAAATGTGCTAGGAATATTCCTATTAGCTTTCTTCGTAAAATTCGTACATAGTAATGCCACCTTTGTCGCCGCACTTATTACTCAAGTAATTGTTATTCTTGGTTGGTATTATGATTGGATGCCATATCTATGGCTCAATTTATTTGGATGTGCTTTGGTAATGACTATAGCAATATTCATACAACCATTAATGGGGTCTAAATCTCAAATAACTTCCTAA
- a CDS encoding sodium:solute symporter, with the protein MEIYLYLSTYIILIIGLSIYISRSSSSEDFLIGGRNKSAYAILFSKFAGAIGVSTLITYTGYAYKFGWGLFAMSIGSVVGYFLFAFWAAPKIKKLSAQGKFYTQGDLPAFVTSNKNTGIITNVITIVVQFFWILLSLAGGAKIIAFFEILPYETALLITAIVVMVYVLFSGFKAVIVTDVFQAVIIIVFLCILIYGMFDVKDFGTILSSTTGQNVTIGSIIGLVLYGGLSVFGLADRYQLCYAAKDEKSLKRGLSLAIIPVLGIVFLLLLIGLYTYIQNPNLDPDTVFVYAMQNFISQSWLPLLLVLFFAGLMSTADTSIFAVASHIVSNTKKEGKVKSLRYATIITVIVAFVVALFWRSIVDITIVGAALRMTLSIAMIYVIQQKRNSGRFIASALGGLLGLIIGILIFGPTPTIAITVLLGSLLGLIYRSKS; encoded by the coding sequence ATGGAAATCTATCTTTACTTAAGTACTTATATTATCTTAATTATTGGTTTATCGATATATATATCCAGATCATCATCAAGTGAAGATTTCCTTATCGGAGGGAGAAATAAAAGTGCGTACGCCATTTTATTCTCTAAATTCGCAGGAGCCATTGGAGTGAGTACTCTAATTACCTATACGGGTTATGCATATAAATTTGGCTGGGGACTTTTCGCCATGTCTATAGGATCAGTAGTTGGTTATTTTTTATTTGCATTTTGGGCTGCGCCTAAAATAAAAAAACTATCAGCACAGGGTAAATTCTATACACAAGGAGACCTACCCGCTTTTGTTACGAGCAACAAAAATACTGGTATCATTACTAACGTTATAACCATAGTAGTTCAGTTTTTCTGGATATTATTATCCCTGGCAGGTGGTGCAAAAATCATTGCATTTTTCGAAATTCTGCCTTATGAAACCGCATTACTAATTACAGCAATAGTAGTTATGGTGTATGTATTATTTTCTGGTTTTAAAGCTGTAATCGTTACCGATGTTTTTCAGGCAGTAATTATAATCGTATTTCTCTGTATATTAATTTACGGAATGTTTGATGTTAAGGATTTTGGTACCATTCTTAGCAGTACTACAGGTCAAAATGTAACTATAGGTAGCATTATAGGTTTAGTTCTTTACGGAGGGTTATCTGTTTTTGGGCTAGCAGATCGATATCAGCTTTGTTATGCCGCTAAAGATGAGAAATCATTAAAGAGAGGATTGAGTCTTGCCATTATTCCTGTCTTAGGTATCGTTTTCCTATTGCTTTTAATAGGACTGTACACCTATATTCAAAATCCCAACTTAGATCCCGATACTGTATTTGTTTATGCTATGCAAAACTTTATATCACAATCATGGCTACCACTTTTACTCGTGCTTTTTTTTGCAGGTTTAATGAGTACTGCAGATACTTCAATTTTTGCAGTGGCTTCTCATATTGTATCCAATACTAAAAAAGAGGGAAAAGTAAAATCTTTACGATATGCTACTATAATTACCGTTATTGTTGCTTTTGTAGTAGCTCTATTTTGGAGGAGTATTGTTGATATAACTATTGTAGGGGCCGCATTACGAATGACACTTTCAATAGCGATGATCTATGTTATACAACAAAAAAGAAATAGTGGACGATTTATTGCAAGTGCACTAGGGGGGCTTTTGGGATTAATAATCGGAATATTAATCTTTGGCCCTACTCCTACCATTGCTATAACGGTACTTTTAGGATCATTACTTGGACTAATTTACAGGTCAAAAAGCTGA
- a CDS encoding PIG-L family deacetylase, whose protein sequence is MRKLFFIACIGILFPLVALGQQPNKPNAAEIHQAIKKLNFLGSVLYVAAHPDDENTRLISYISNQVKARTAYLSLTRGDGGQNLIGPEIRELLGVIRTQELLAARRTDGGEQLFTRANDFGYSKHPDETLSIWDKKEVLSDVVWAIRNFKPDVIINRFNHRTPGSTHGHHTSSAMLSVEAFDLTGDKTVYPDQLNYTETWQPTRLFFNTSWWFYGSRENFEKADKSKLLAFDTGIYYPSLGLSNSEIASLSRSQHKSQGFGSTGTRGQQSEYIELIKGELPKDKTNIFEGIDTSWNRVKGGKAIGDILYQVEKDFNFKNPSASIPQLIKAYQLIKQLENNHWKVVKSKEIKEIIAAASGLYLEAVATEENTTKGSEITIKVEAINRSAITMTLQSIKIATVDISDVSEKVLKNNIRNNFEFKGTIPSNFDFTNPYWLTNKGTLGMYNVSDQKLIGKPETDHKIKALFTVTIDGVSIPFSKDIIYKTNDPVKGEVYKPFEVIPAISASIKDKVIIYANGASKQIPITIKAGKANLNGKVTLTHPEGWQVTPAAVNFSLSQKGEEKIVVFTLTSPNTQSEGYISPKIEINGNVYSNEVVTIDYDHIPHQTVVLPSEAKVVRLDIKKKGQNIGYIEGAGDVVPESLQQIGYQVTTIDPESISLESIQSFDAIVVGIRAYNTVEQLKFKQKYLLEYVKNGGNLIIQYNTNRRLKVTDNLGPYPLKLSRDRVTDENAKITFLAPEHQVLNSPNKITANDFKGWVQERGLYFPNEWSKEYIPILAANDKGESKKKGPLLIAKYGKGHYVYTGLSFFREFPAGVSGAYRLFANILSLGK, encoded by the coding sequence ATGCGAAAATTATTTTTTATAGCCTGTATTGGCATACTATTTCCACTTGTTGCTCTAGGACAACAACCTAATAAGCCGAATGCAGCAGAAATCCATCAAGCTATAAAAAAACTTAATTTTTTAGGCTCTGTATTATATGTTGCTGCACACCCTGATGATGAAAACACACGACTCATATCCTATATATCTAATCAGGTAAAGGCAAGAACAGCATACTTATCTCTCACTCGAGGAGATGGAGGGCAAAATCTGATAGGTCCAGAGATTAGAGAACTCTTAGGTGTAATTAGAACTCAAGAGTTATTAGCAGCTCGTAGAACTGACGGAGGAGAACAGCTATTTACACGAGCTAATGATTTTGGATATTCTAAACATCCCGATGAAACACTTTCTATCTGGGATAAAAAAGAAGTATTAAGTGATGTGGTTTGGGCTATACGAAATTTTAAACCTGATGTAATTATCAACCGTTTTAATCACAGAACTCCCGGTAGCACTCATGGCCATCATACTTCTTCGGCTATGTTAAGTGTAGAAGCTTTTGACCTAACAGGAGATAAAACGGTTTATCCAGACCAACTCAACTATACAGAAACCTGGCAACCAACAAGATTATTTTTCAATACCTCTTGGTGGTTTTATGGTAGTCGAGAAAATTTCGAAAAAGCAGATAAAAGTAAATTATTAGCGTTTGATACAGGAATATATTACCCCTCTCTAGGGCTTTCTAATAGTGAAATTGCTTCGTTGAGTCGTAGTCAGCACAAATCCCAAGGGTTTGGTAGTACTGGTACTCGAGGGCAACAAAGTGAATATATAGAACTGATCAAAGGCGAATTACCGAAAGATAAAACGAATATTTTTGAAGGGATTGATACCTCATGGAATCGGGTTAAAGGAGGAAAAGCTATTGGTGATATTTTATATCAGGTAGAAAAAGATTTTAATTTTAAAAATCCTTCTGCAAGTATTCCTCAACTGATAAAAGCATATCAACTAATTAAGCAATTAGAAAACAATCACTGGAAAGTAGTTAAATCTAAAGAAATCAAAGAAATTATTGCTGCAGCTTCAGGCTTGTATCTAGAAGCTGTCGCAACCGAAGAAAATACTACCAAAGGGAGTGAAATTACTATTAAGGTAGAAGCTATTAATAGAAGTGCAATTACTATGACTTTGCAATCTATAAAAATTGCTACAGTTGATATCAGTGATGTTTCAGAAAAAGTTTTAAAAAATAATATCCGAAATAACTTCGAATTTAAAGGTACTATTCCCTCCAATTTTGATTTTACTAACCCCTATTGGCTTACTAATAAAGGTACATTGGGAATGTATAATGTTAGTGATCAAAAGTTAATTGGAAAACCAGAAACAGATCATAAAATCAAAGCTTTGTTTACGGTAACAATTGATGGGGTTTCTATTCCTTTTTCTAAAGATATCATCTACAAAACAAATGATCCTGTTAAAGGAGAAGTATATAAACCTTTTGAGGTCATCCCTGCTATTTCTGCAAGTATCAAGGATAAAGTAATTATCTACGCTAATGGTGCTTCAAAACAAATTCCTATTACTATAAAAGCCGGAAAAGCAAATCTGAATGGAAAAGTTACTCTTACGCATCCAGAAGGTTGGCAGGTGACTCCAGCTGCTGTAAATTTTAGTCTTTCTCAGAAAGGAGAAGAAAAAATAGTAGTTTTTACACTTACTTCACCCAATACTCAAAGTGAAGGTTACATTTCACCCAAAATAGAAATTAATGGAAATGTATACTCTAATGAAGTGGTTACTATTGATTATGATCATATTCCACATCAAACTGTAGTATTACCATCTGAGGCCAAAGTTGTGCGCCTGGATATTAAAAAGAAAGGGCAAAACATAGGGTATATTGAAGGAGCTGGAGATGTAGTACCAGAAAGCTTACAACAAATTGGTTACCAAGTAACTACAATTGACCCAGAATCTATATCTTTAGAAAGTATACAATCTTTTGATGCTATTGTCGTAGGAATCAGGGCCTATAATACTGTAGAGCAATTAAAGTTTAAACAGAAGTATTTGTTAGAATATGTAAAAAATGGAGGAAACCTTATTATTCAATATAATACTAATCGTAGATTAAAAGTAACCGACAACTTAGGACCTTATCCTCTTAAATTATCTAGAGATCGAGTAACCGATGAAAATGCAAAAATCACCTTTTTAGCACCAGAACATCAGGTCTTAAATTCACCCAATAAAATCACGGCCAATGATTTTAAAGGATGGGTGCAAGAAAGAGGATTGTATTTCCCTAATGAATGGTCAAAAGAATATATTCCTATTTTAGCAGCTAATGATAAAGGAGAGTCTAAGAAAAAAGGTCCTTTATTAATCGCCAAATATGGCAAAGGGCATTATGTATATACAGGGCTTAGTTTTTTTAGAGAGTTTCCGGCAGGAGTATCAGGTGCATATCGCCTTTTTGCCAATATACTTTCTCTAGGAAAATAA